One Cellulomonas sp. Y8 DNA segment encodes these proteins:
- a CDS encoding glutathione S-transferase family protein, with translation MTPEPTQQEFSTAGAYVTSGEEFVRDQSYITTRITADGRDGYPVEPGRYRLVVSRACPWANRAIIVRRLLGLEDAISLGVCGPTHDSRSWTFDLDPGGVDPVLGIPRIQDAYFRRFPDYPKGITVPAIVDVPSGAVVTNDYAQLTLDLSTEWTAYHREGAPDLYPEHLRDEIDQVARKVFTDVNNGVYRCGFAGSQEAYERAYRRLFSRLDWLSERLSTQRYLVGDTITEADVRLFTTLVRFDAVYHGHFKCNRSKLTEMPVLWAYARDLFQTPGFGDTIDFDHIKRHYYVVHEDINPTQIVPAGPDLRGWLTEHGRESLGGRPFGDGTPPGPVREGERVDPAHTAEAMAG, from the coding sequence ATGACCCCCGAGCCCACCCAGCAGGAGTTCAGCACCGCCGGCGCGTACGTGACCAGCGGCGAGGAGTTCGTCCGCGACCAGAGCTACATCACGACGCGGATCACCGCCGACGGCCGGGACGGCTACCCGGTGGAGCCCGGCCGGTACCGGCTCGTGGTGTCGCGGGCGTGCCCGTGGGCGAACCGGGCGATCATCGTCCGCCGGCTGCTCGGGCTCGAGGACGCGATCTCGCTGGGCGTGTGCGGGCCGACGCACGACTCCCGGTCGTGGACGTTCGACCTCGATCCGGGCGGCGTCGACCCCGTGCTCGGCATCCCGCGGATCCAGGACGCGTACTTCCGGCGGTTCCCGGACTACCCGAAGGGCATCACGGTCCCGGCGATCGTCGACGTGCCCTCGGGGGCGGTCGTCACGAACGACTACGCACAGCTGACCCTGGACCTGTCGACCGAATGGACGGCGTACCACCGCGAGGGCGCGCCCGACCTGTACCCCGAGCACCTGCGGGACGAGATCGACCAGGTCGCGCGGAAGGTGTTCACCGACGTGAACAATGGCGTCTACCGCTGCGGGTTCGCCGGGTCGCAGGAGGCGTACGAGCGCGCGTACCGCCGGCTGTTCTCGCGCCTGGACTGGCTGTCGGAGCGGCTGTCGACCCAGCGGTACCTCGTCGGCGACACGATCACCGAGGCCGACGTCCGGCTGTTCACCACGCTGGTCCGGTTCGACGCGGTCTACCACGGGCACTTCAAGTGCAACCGCTCCAAGCTGACCGAGATGCCGGTGCTCTGGGCGTACGCCCGGGACCTGTTCCAGACCCCGGGGTTCGGGGACACGATCGACTTCGACCACATCAAGCGGCACTACTACGTGGTCCACGAGGACATCAACCCGACGCAGATCGTCCCGGCCGGCCCGGACCTGCGCGGCTGGCTGACCGAGCACGGCCGGGAGTCCCTGGGCGGCCGCCCGTTCGGCGACGGCACCCCGCCGGGCCCGGTCCGCGAGGGCGAGCGGGTGGACCCGGCCCACACCGCGGAGGCGATGGCGGGCTGA
- a CDS encoding hydroxymethylglutaryl-CoA synthase: MQLGIDDLAFATAGRYLDLANLAPVHGVEPAKYTVGLGQDRMSVCAPDEDVVTLAAAAALPLVEDLSDDERAAIRTVLLATESGIDQSKSAGVYVHHLLGLNPAARVVELKQACYSGTSALQMALALVARNPEQKVLVICSDVARYDVGSSGEPTQGCGAVAMLVTANPRLVAIEPVSGLHTTDVMDFWRPNYRTTAVVDGRLSLRAYTDSLTGAWQDFRAQGGAEFGEIDAFVYHQPFTKMAVKAHAHLTRLAGAPRDADVMDAQIADTLRYNREIGNSYTASMYIGLASLLDHAADDLGGSRIGFFSYGSGAVGELFTGVVQPGYRAHLRAAAHRRLLDERDEVSHAEYLRIVAPVNPVDGGDHDVERLTRGPFRLAAITGHQRLYERTEAAATAVA; the protein is encoded by the coding sequence ATGCAGCTCGGCATCGACGACCTGGCCTTCGCGACCGCGGGCCGGTACCTCGACCTGGCGAACCTGGCGCCCGTGCACGGCGTCGAGCCGGCGAAGTACACGGTGGGCCTCGGCCAGGACCGGATGAGCGTGTGCGCCCCCGACGAGGACGTCGTGACGCTGGCCGCCGCGGCCGCGCTCCCCCTCGTGGAGGACCTGTCCGACGACGAGCGGGCCGCGATCCGCACCGTCCTGCTCGCGACCGAGAGCGGCATCGACCAGTCGAAGTCGGCCGGCGTGTACGTGCACCACCTGCTCGGCCTGAACCCGGCCGCGCGCGTCGTGGAGCTCAAGCAGGCCTGCTACTCCGGCACGTCCGCGCTGCAGATGGCGCTGGCGCTCGTCGCCCGGAACCCGGAGCAGAAGGTGCTCGTCATCTGCTCCGACGTGGCCCGCTACGACGTCGGGTCCTCCGGCGAGCCGACCCAGGGCTGCGGCGCCGTCGCGATGCTGGTCACCGCGAACCCGCGGCTGGTCGCGATCGAGCCGGTCTCCGGCCTGCACACCACCGACGTCATGGACTTCTGGCGGCCGAACTACCGGACCACCGCGGTCGTCGACGGCCGGCTGTCGCTCCGCGCGTACACCGACTCGCTGACCGGCGCGTGGCAGGACTTCCGCGCCCAGGGCGGCGCCGAGTTCGGCGAGATCGACGCGTTCGTCTACCACCAGCCGTTCACCAAGATGGCGGTGAAGGCGCACGCGCACCTGACCCGCCTGGCCGGCGCCCCGCGCGACGCCGACGTGATGGACGCGCAGATCGCCGACACCCTCCGGTACAACCGCGAGATCGGGAACTCCTACACCGCGTCGATGTACATCGGCCTGGCGTCGCTGCTCGACCACGCGGCGGACGACCTGGGCGGCTCGCGCATCGGGTTCTTCTCCTACGGCTCCGGCGCCGTCGGCGAGCTGTTCACCGGCGTCGTCCAGCCCGGGTACCGCGCGCACCTGCGCGCCGCCGCGCACCGCCGGCTGCTCGACGAGCGCGACGAGGTGTCGCACGCCGAGTACCTGCGGATCGTCGCGCCGGTGAACCCGGTCGACGGCGGCGACCACGACGTCGAGCGCCTGACCCGCGGCCCGTTCCGGCTCGCGGCGATCACCGGGCACCAGCGGCTGTACGAGCGCACCGAGGCGGCGGCGACCGCGGTCGCCTGA
- a CDS encoding hydroxymethylglutaryl-CoA reductase, which produces MPAADTSAPIPLRWVGPLRISGNVMSGETEVPLATYESPLWPSVRRGARLSTMVEGGIKATLVDERMSRSVLLEADDAQAALAAWQHLSSRREELAAVVATSSRFARLIDLHVQIAANLLFVRFELTTGDASGHNMVTNAADKLMDHVLATVPGVRYGSISGNFCSDKKATAVNGILGRGKNVVTEIVLPRRHVERFLHTTPEAVVQLNIRKNLIGTMLAGGLRSANAHYANMLLAFYLATGQDAANIVEGSQGLTHAEVRDGDLYFSCTLPNLIVGTVGNGKGLDFVEENLVRLGCREEREPGDNARRLAVLCAATVLCGELSLMAAQTNPGELMAAHLTLERGAPAKG; this is translated from the coding sequence ATGCCCGCCGCAGACACGTCCGCGCCGATCCCCCTGCGCTGGGTCGGACCCCTGCGGATCAGCGGCAACGTGATGTCCGGCGAGACCGAGGTGCCGCTCGCGACGTACGAGTCGCCGCTGTGGCCGTCCGTCCGCCGCGGCGCCCGGCTGTCGACGATGGTCGAGGGCGGGATCAAGGCCACCCTGGTCGACGAGCGGATGTCCCGCTCCGTGCTGCTGGAGGCCGACGACGCCCAGGCCGCGCTCGCCGCCTGGCAGCACCTGTCGTCCCGGCGCGAGGAGCTGGCGGCCGTCGTCGCGACCAGCAGCCGGTTCGCCCGGCTGATCGACCTGCACGTCCAGATCGCCGCGAACCTGCTGTTCGTGCGGTTCGAGCTCACCACCGGTGACGCGTCGGGCCACAACATGGTGACCAACGCGGCCGACAAGCTGATGGACCACGTGCTCGCCACCGTCCCGGGCGTCCGCTACGGCTCGATCTCCGGCAACTTCTGCTCCGACAAGAAGGCGACGGCGGTCAACGGCATCCTCGGGCGCGGCAAGAACGTCGTGACCGAGATCGTGCTCCCCCGCCGGCACGTCGAGCGGTTCCTGCACACGACGCCCGAGGCGGTCGTCCAGCTGAACATCCGCAAGAACCTCATCGGCACGATGCTCGCGGGCGGCCTGAGGTCGGCGAACGCGCACTACGCGAACATGCTGCTGGCGTTCTACCTGGCGACCGGCCAGGACGCGGCGAACATCGTCGAGGGCTCCCAGGGCCTCACCCACGCCGAGGTCCGCGACGGCGACCTGTACTTCTCCTGCACGCTGCCGAACCTGATCGTCGGCACGGTCGGCAACGGCAAGGGCCTGGACTTCGTCGAGGAGAACCTGGTCCGGCTCGGCTGCCGCGAGGAGCGCGAGCCCGGCGACAACGCCCGCCGGCTCGCGGTGCTGTGCGCGGCGACGGTGCTGTGCGGCGAGCTGTCGCTGATGGCGGCGCAGACGAACCCGGGCGAGCTGATGGCCGCGCACCTCACACTGGAGCGGGGCGCCCCGGCGAAGGGCTGA
- a CDS encoding LLM class F420-dependent oxidoreductase — protein sequence MTRPLRIGVQIQPQHADYAQIRDAVRRAEDLGVDVIFNWDHFFPLYGDPDGKHFECWTMLGAWAEQTSRVQIGALVTCNSYRNPELLADMARTVDHISGGRLILGVGAGWFEKDYDQFGYEFGTPGTRIAELASALPRIKARLAAGNPAPTRDIPILIGGGGERKTLRVVAEHADVWHSFGDLDTLTRKSAILDEHGEAVGRDTAALVERSVGVSAPPAEVAAPLVEAGVTLFTVGVGGPDYDLGLVEQWVAWRDAQG from the coding sequence ATGACGCGACCGCTCCGCATCGGAGTCCAGATCCAGCCCCAGCACGCCGACTACGCGCAGATCCGGGACGCGGTCCGCCGCGCCGAGGACCTGGGCGTCGACGTGATCTTCAACTGGGACCACTTCTTCCCGCTCTACGGCGACCCCGACGGCAAGCACTTCGAGTGCTGGACCATGCTCGGCGCCTGGGCCGAGCAGACCAGCCGGGTGCAGATCGGTGCCCTGGTGACCTGCAACTCGTACCGGAACCCCGAGCTGCTGGCCGACATGGCCCGCACCGTGGACCACATCAGCGGCGGCCGCCTGATCCTGGGCGTCGGCGCCGGCTGGTTCGAGAAGGACTACGACCAGTTCGGCTACGAGTTCGGCACCCCGGGCACGCGGATCGCCGAGCTGGCGTCGGCGCTGCCGCGGATCAAGGCGCGCCTGGCGGCCGGCAACCCGGCGCCGACCCGCGACATCCCGATCCTCATCGGCGGTGGCGGCGAGCGGAAGACGCTGCGCGTCGTCGCCGAGCACGCCGACGTGTGGCACTCGTTCGGGGACCTGGACACGCTGACCCGCAAGAGCGCGATCCTCGACGAGCACGGCGAGGCCGTCGGCCGGGACACCGCGGCGCTGGTCGAGCGCAGCGTCGGGGTCAGCGCGCCGCCCGCCGAGGTGGCCGCGCCGCTGGTCGAGGCGGGCGTGACGCTGTTCACGGTCGGCGTCGGCGGCCCGGACTACGACCTGGGCCTGGTCGAGCAGTGGGTGGCCTGGCGCGACGCCCAGGGCTGA
- a CDS encoding metal-dependent transcriptional regulator, with amino-acid sequence MSETSDLTPVAQDYLKVVWTAREWSSAPVTTKMLAERLGVGASTVSETVRRLADQGLVEHAPYAAITLTEEGVRHAVQVVRRHRLIETFLVSELGYAWDEVHDEAEVLEHAVSDLMVERIDARLGHPTRDPHGDPIPAPDGTVPTPAADMLWELTSGSGRIARISDADPGLLRYLASVGVVLDARVEVVERRDFAGMTAVRVLPPLDGGSLADAAAEAVGAAAEARPVELGEVAARAIWVLLDPA; translated from the coding sequence GTGAGCGAGACCAGCGACCTGACCCCCGTGGCCCAGGACTACCTCAAGGTCGTCTGGACCGCGCGCGAGTGGTCGTCCGCCCCGGTGACCACCAAGATGCTCGCCGAGCGGCTGGGCGTCGGTGCGTCGACCGTGTCGGAGACCGTGCGCCGGCTCGCGGACCAGGGCCTGGTGGAGCACGCGCCGTACGCGGCGATCACGCTCACCGAGGAGGGCGTCCGGCACGCGGTGCAGGTCGTCCGCCGGCACCGGCTGATCGAGACGTTCCTGGTCAGCGAGCTCGGCTACGCCTGGGACGAGGTGCACGACGAGGCGGAGGTGCTCGAGCACGCCGTGTCGGACCTCATGGTCGAGCGGATCGACGCGCGCCTGGGCCACCCGACGCGCGACCCGCACGGCGACCCGATCCCCGCGCCCGACGGCACCGTGCCGACGCCCGCCGCGGACATGCTCTGGGAGCTCACCTCGGGGTCCGGCCGGATCGCCCGGATCTCCGACGCCGACCCCGGCCTGCTGCGGTACCTCGCCTCGGTGGGCGTCGTGCTGGACGCGCGCGTCGAGGTCGTCGAGCGGCGGGACTTCGCCGGGATGACCGCGGTGCGCGTCCTGCCCCCGCTCGACGGCGGGTCGCTCGCGGACGCGGCGGCCGAGGCCGTGGGCGCCGCCGCCGAGGCGCGGCCGGTCGAGCTCGGCGAGGTCGCCGCGCGGGCGATCTGGGTGCTGCTCGACCCGGCCTGA
- a CDS encoding MFS transporter has product MHTSTPGTGPAVDTDVVLDPSLVRRRARLPLLALALGGFSIGTTEFATMGLLPLIAENLDATIPEAGHAITAYALGVVVGAPLLTTIAARMDRRRLLLLLMAAFTVGNVLSALAPSLGWLVAARFVAGLPHGAFFGVGAVMGAHVAGPGRRGQAVATMMAGLTIANVVGVPLSTVLGQVFGWRVAFVAVGVLGALTLLALLRFLPGLPVRDGATVRAELGALRNGRLWVACAAGSIGFGGMFAVYSYVSPLLTDVTGLAEATVPIVLALFGVGMTAGTLLGGRLADRSVARTVLLGFASTIVALVLIAVLAQWVVPGVLAIVLLGVTTQVLGLSLQAWLMDLSPTAPSLGAALCHSALNAGNAFGAWVGSLVIAGGLGYVAPAWVGAGLTVVGLVISGIVLGGAARRRTA; this is encoded by the coding sequence ATGCACACGAGCACGCCGGGCACCGGGCCCGCCGTCGACACCGACGTGGTCCTGGACCCGAGCCTGGTCCGCCGCCGCGCGCGGCTGCCGCTGCTGGCCCTCGCGCTCGGCGGGTTCTCGATCGGCACCACCGAGTTCGCGACGATGGGCCTGCTGCCGCTCATCGCGGAGAACCTCGACGCCACGATCCCCGAGGCCGGGCACGCGATCACCGCGTACGCGCTCGGCGTCGTCGTCGGCGCACCGCTGCTGACGACGATCGCCGCCCGGATGGATCGCCGGAGGCTGCTCCTGCTGCTGATGGCGGCGTTCACCGTCGGCAACGTGCTCTCGGCGCTCGCGCCGTCGCTCGGCTGGCTGGTGGCGGCGCGGTTCGTCGCGGGTCTGCCGCACGGCGCGTTCTTCGGCGTCGGCGCCGTGATGGGCGCGCACGTCGCGGGACCGGGCCGCCGCGGTCAGGCCGTCGCGACGATGATGGCCGGCCTGACGATCGCGAACGTCGTGGGCGTGCCGCTGTCGACCGTGCTGGGGCAGGTGTTCGGCTGGCGGGTGGCGTTCGTCGCCGTGGGCGTCCTCGGGGCGCTGACCCTGCTGGCGCTGCTCCGGTTCCTGCCCGGGCTGCCGGTGCGGGACGGCGCGACGGTGCGCGCGGAGCTCGGCGCGCTGCGCAACGGGCGGCTCTGGGTGGCGTGCGCGGCGGGCTCGATCGGGTTCGGCGGCATGTTCGCCGTGTACTCCTACGTGTCCCCGCTGCTGACCGACGTCACCGGGCTGGCCGAGGCGACCGTGCCGATCGTGCTCGCGCTGTTCGGCGTCGGCATGACGGCCGGCACGCTGCTCGGCGGGCGGCTGGCCGACCGCTCCGTCGCCCGGACCGTGCTGCTCGGCTTCGCGTCGACGATCGTCGCGCTCGTGCTCATCGCGGTGCTCGCGCAGTGGGTCGTCCCCGGCGTGCTGGCGATCGTGCTGCTGGGCGTGACGACGCAGGTCCTGGGGCTCTCGCTGCAGGCCTGGCTCATGGACCTGTCGCCGACCGCGCCGTCGCTCGGCGCCGCGCTGTGCCACTCCGCGCTGAACGCCGGGAACGCGTTCGGGGCCTGGGTCGGGAGCCTCGTGATCGCCGGCGGTCTCGGCTACGTCGCGCCGGCGTGGGTCGGGGCGGGGCTGACCGTGGTCGGCCTGGTCATCTCGGGGATCGTGCTGGGCGGGGCCGCCCGGCGGCGCACCGCCTGA
- the leuS gene encoding leucine--tRNA ligase produces the protein MTSPASTQPDPASVPATAGGQDVPFRYTAELAQQIELRWQDEWVERGTFFAANPAGSALTDGDGASAREGARPFFVMDMFPYPSGAGLHVGHPLGYIATDVVARFRRMQGDNVLHALGYDAFGLPAEQYAVQTGQHPRTTTEANIEIMARQLKRLGVAHDPRRSFATIDPDYVRWTQWIFLQIFESWYDEDAVRPDGGRGAARPVSTLVEAYESGARAVPDGVEGVEAGAAWADLDEVQRRRVVDGQRLAYVSETPVNWCPGLGTVLANEEVTSDGRSERGNFPVFQRTLRQWNMRITAYADRLADDLSLIDWPEKVTAMQRNWIGRSEGAHVDFEVTDADEPLTVFTTRPDTLFGATYVVLAPEHPLVDAIVAESEPSWDEDVPETWRGGASSPAEAVAAYRREAAAKTAVERQADAGRKTGVFTGGYALNPVNGAQLPVFIADYVLMGYGTGAIMAVPGGDTRDFAFAEAFGLPVVHTVQPPEGHEGAWTGDGAIINSSNDEISLDGLSVAEAKTRIVDWLAERGAGSRTTTYRLRDWLFSRQRYWGEPFPIVYDENDLPIAIPEQSLPVDLPDVPDYAPRTFDPDDANSSPEAPLSRNDDWVNVTLDLGDGPKVYRRDTNTMPNWAGSCWYYLHYLDPQHATGQVVDPALEQYWMGPGHNPGDTHGAGGVDLYVGGVEHAVLHLLYARFWHKALYDLGHVSSREPFYKLFNQGYIQAYAYTDVRGVYVPAAEVVEDESVESGFTWNGEEVFREYGKIGKSLKNAVSPDEMYAEYGADTLRVYEMSMGPLDLSRPWETRAVVGAQRFLQRVWRNVVSEETGAVTVVDEEPAVETLRVLHRTIAEVGEDMQAMRINTAIAKLIVLNNHLTSLPAVPRTVAEQLVLMTAPVAPHLAEELWSRLGHERSLAHEPFPAVDPQYLVQDSVTCVFQVQGKVRGRAEVAPDADEATLRELALADPGVQRAMAGRDVRTVIVRAPKLVNVVPA, from the coding sequence GTGACGTCGCCCGCCAGCACCCAGCCCGATCCCGCCTCCGTCCCGGCCACCGCCGGCGGCCAGGACGTGCCGTTCCGGTACACCGCCGAGCTCGCCCAGCAGATCGAGCTCCGGTGGCAGGACGAGTGGGTCGAGCGCGGCACGTTCTTCGCGGCCAACCCGGCCGGCAGCGCGCTGACCGACGGCGACGGCGCCTCGGCCCGCGAGGGCGCGCGCCCGTTCTTCGTGATGGACATGTTCCCGTACCCCTCGGGCGCGGGCCTGCACGTCGGCCACCCGCTGGGCTACATCGCCACCGACGTGGTCGCGCGGTTCCGCCGGATGCAGGGCGACAACGTGCTGCACGCGCTGGGCTACGACGCGTTCGGCCTGCCCGCCGAGCAGTACGCGGTGCAGACGGGCCAGCACCCGCGCACGACCACCGAGGCGAACATCGAGATCATGGCGCGCCAGCTCAAGCGCCTGGGCGTCGCGCACGACCCGCGCCGGTCGTTCGCCACGATCGACCCGGACTACGTGCGCTGGACCCAGTGGATCTTCCTGCAGATCTTCGAGTCCTGGTACGACGAGGACGCGGTGCGGCCCGACGGCGGCCGCGGCGCCGCCCGGCCGGTGTCGACGCTGGTCGAGGCGTACGAGTCGGGCGCCCGCGCGGTGCCGGACGGCGTCGAGGGCGTGGAGGCGGGTGCCGCCTGGGCCGACCTGGACGAGGTGCAGCGCCGCCGGGTCGTCGACGGGCAGCGCCTGGCCTACGTGTCCGAGACCCCGGTCAACTGGTGCCCGGGCCTGGGCACGGTGCTGGCCAACGAGGAGGTCACCTCCGACGGGCGCTCCGAGCGCGGCAACTTCCCGGTGTTCCAGCGCACGCTGCGGCAGTGGAACATGCGGATCACCGCCTACGCGGACCGCCTGGCCGACGACCTGTCGCTGATCGACTGGCCGGAGAAGGTCACCGCGATGCAGCGGAACTGGATCGGCCGGTCCGAGGGCGCGCACGTCGACTTCGAGGTCACCGACGCCGACGAGCCGCTGACCGTCTTCACCACCCGCCCCGACACGCTGTTCGGCGCGACCTACGTCGTGCTGGCGCCGGAGCACCCGCTGGTGGACGCGATCGTCGCGGAGTCCGAGCCGTCCTGGGACGAGGACGTGCCGGAGACGTGGCGCGGGGGTGCGTCGAGCCCGGCCGAGGCCGTCGCCGCGTACCGCCGCGAGGCCGCCGCCAAGACCGCCGTCGAGCGGCAGGCGGACGCCGGTCGCAAGACCGGCGTGTTCACCGGCGGCTACGCGCTGAACCCGGTGAACGGCGCCCAGCTGCCCGTGTTCATCGCCGACTACGTCCTCATGGGCTACGGCACCGGCGCGATCATGGCCGTCCCCGGCGGCGACACCCGCGACTTCGCGTTCGCCGAGGCGTTCGGACTGCCCGTCGTGCACACCGTCCAGCCGCCGGAGGGCCACGAGGGCGCCTGGACGGGCGACGGCGCGATCATCAACTCATCGAACGACGAGATCAGCCTGGACGGGCTGTCGGTCGCCGAGGCCAAGACCCGGATCGTCGACTGGCTGGCCGAGCGCGGCGCCGGGTCCCGGACCACCACCTACCGGCTGCGCGACTGGCTGTTCAGCCGGCAGCGGTACTGGGGCGAGCCGTTCCCGATCGTCTACGACGAGAACGACCTGCCGATCGCCATCCCGGAGCAGTCGCTGCCCGTCGACCTGCCGGACGTGCCGGACTACGCGCCGCGCACCTTCGACCCCGACGACGCGAACTCCTCGCCGGAGGCGCCGCTGAGCCGGAACGACGACTGGGTCAACGTCACGCTGGACCTGGGCGACGGCCCGAAGGTCTACCGGCGTGACACCAACACCATGCCGAACTGGGCGGGGTCGTGCTGGTACTACCTGCACTACCTGGACCCGCAGCACGCGACCGGCCAGGTCGTGGATCCCGCGCTCGAGCAGTACTGGATGGGCCCGGGCCACAACCCCGGCGACACCCACGGCGCGGGCGGCGTCGACCTGTACGTCGGCGGCGTCGAGCACGCGGTGCTGCACCTGCTGTACGCCCGGTTCTGGCACAAGGCGCTGTACGACCTGGGCCACGTGTCCAGCCGCGAGCCGTTCTACAAGCTGTTCAACCAGGGCTACATCCAGGCGTACGCCTACACCGACGTGCGCGGCGTGTACGTCCCGGCCGCCGAGGTGGTCGAGGACGAGTCGGTCGAGTCCGGCTTCACCTGGAACGGCGAGGAGGTGTTCCGCGAGTACGGCAAGATCGGCAAGTCGCTGAAGAACGCCGTCTCCCCGGACGAGATGTACGCCGAGTACGGCGCGGACACCCTGCGCGTCTACGAGATGTCGATGGGTCCGCTCGACCTGTCCCGCCCGTGGGAGACCCGGGCCGTCGTCGGCGCGCAGCGGTTCCTGCAGCGCGTGTGGCGCAACGTCGTCTCGGAGGAGACCGGCGCGGTCACGGTGGTCGACGAGGAGCCGGCGGTCGAGACGCTGCGCGTCCTGCACCGGACGATCGCCGAGGTCGGCGAGGACATGCAGGCGATGCGGATCAACACCGCCATCGCCAAGCTCATCGTCCTCAACAACCACCTGACGTCGCTCCCCGCCGTGCCGCGGACCGTCGCCGAGCAGCTCGTGCTGATGACCGCGCCCGTCGCGCCGCACCTGGCCGAGGAGCTGTGGTCCCGCCTGGGCCACGAGCGGTCGCTCGCGCACGAGCCGTTCCCGGCCGTCGACCCGCAGTACCTGGTGCAGGACTCCGTGACCTGCGTGTTCCAGGTGCAGGGCAAGGTCCGCGGGCGGGCCGAGGTCGCGCCCGACGCCGACGAGGCCACGCTGCGCGAGCTCGCGCTGGCCGACCCCGGCGTCCAGCGCGCGATGGCCGGGCGCGACGTGCGCACGGTGATCGTGCGGGCGCCGAAGCTCGTCAACGTGGTGCCGGCCTGA
- a CDS encoding DegV family protein, with product MHLSGELSGTVRAAGLAAQLAPLPVHVVDSRSAGLGLGFAALAAAEAARGTVWGPADGATVAGTAEQVGRSTAAWFVVDSLDHLRRGGRLSAAAAAFGTVLGLRPVLTLRDGRIEVAERVRTRRAARDRLHALAVAEVARRVEAGTGATAGAGPDRGTDRGAGVPGAADGVVRVGVQHLGRPEAAEEVAARLRAALGLDEVLVREVGAVLGGHLGVGALAVTVTDR from the coding sequence GTGCACCTGTCCGGCGAGCTGTCCGGGACCGTGCGCGCCGCCGGCCTCGCCGCGCAGCTCGCGCCGCTGCCGGTGCACGTCGTCGACTCGAGGAGCGCGGGCCTCGGCCTCGGGTTCGCCGCGCTCGCCGCCGCCGAGGCCGCGCGGGGCACCGTGTGGGGCCCGGCCGACGGCGCGACCGTGGCCGGCACCGCCGAGCAGGTCGGGCGGTCGACCGCCGCGTGGTTCGTCGTGGACTCGCTCGACCACCTGCGGCGGGGCGGCCGGCTGTCCGCCGCGGCGGCGGCCTTCGGGACCGTGCTCGGGCTGCGCCCCGTGCTGACGCTCCGGGACGGGCGGATCGAGGTCGCCGAGCGGGTGCGGACCCGGCGCGCGGCGCGGGACCGGCTGCACGCGCTGGCCGTCGCCGAGGTGGCCCGGCGGGTCGAGGCGGGGACGGGCGCGACCGCCGGGGCGGGGCCGGACCGGGGGACGGACCGGGGCGCGGGCGTGCCGGGTGCCGCGGACGGCGTCGTGCGCGTCGGCGTGCAGCACCTCGGGCGGCCCGAGGCGGCCGAGGAGGTGGCCGCGCGGCTGCGCGCGGCGCTCGGGCTCGACGAGGTGCTGGTGCGCGAGGTCGGGGCCGTGCTCGGCGGGCACCTCGGGGTCGGGGCGCTGGCGGTGACCGTCACCGACCGGTGA
- a CDS encoding ComEA family DNA-binding protein yields MTWYDGGPAPDPRHDGPPRGARDDRPAPVVAAQAPPEDVTAAPGPVAAGRARLRDAARSAAPGVPVDHAGPGPMEDEAEPAPGERLRLAGLVRWRLAPRTAAVALGALLLVGGAVALRSAAQPTADPVAVEEPAVTAPATAAADETAPAEEATGWLHVVGQVASPGVVALPAGSRVADAVAAAGGALPDADLAGLNLAAVVQDGAQIRVPAPGEEPAADVGGAGGVAGAPGADGSGGVVDVNTAGSAELQGLPGIGPVLADRIVAWREANGPFGSVDALLDVSGIGPAVLGQIRELVRV; encoded by the coding sequence ATGACCTGGTACGACGGCGGCCCGGCGCCCGACCCCCGCCACGACGGTCCGCCCCGCGGCGCGCGGGACGACCGTCCGGCGCCCGTGGTGGCGGCTCAGGCCCCGCCCGAGGACGTCACGGCGGCGCCCGGACCGGTGGCGGCGGGTCGGGCCCGGCTCCGCGACGCGGCACGCTCCGCGGCGCCGGGCGTCCCGGTGGACCACGCCGGGCCGGGGCCGATGGAGGACGAGGCCGAGCCCGCACCGGGCGAGCGGTTGCGGCTCGCGGGCCTCGTGCGGTGGCGGCTGGCGCCGCGGACCGCGGCGGTCGCGCTGGGCGCGCTGCTGCTCGTCGGCGGGGCCGTGGCGCTGCGGTCGGCGGCGCAGCCGACGGCGGACCCCGTCGCCGTCGAGGAGCCCGCCGTCACCGCCCCCGCCACCGCCGCGGCGGACGAGACCGCGCCCGCCGAGGAGGCGACGGGCTGGCTGCACGTCGTCGGACAGGTGGCCTCCCCGGGCGTCGTGGCGCTGCCCGCGGGCTCCCGCGTGGCGGACGCGGTCGCCGCGGCCGGCGGCGCGCTGCCCGACGCGGACCTCGCCGGGCTGAACCTGGCGGCCGTCGTCCAGGACGGGGCGCAGATCCGGGTGCCGGCGCCGGGGGAGGAGCCGGCCGCCGACGTCGGCGGTGCTGGTGGGGTCGCCGGGGCTCCGGGAGCGGACGGCTCGGGCGGCGTCGTGGACGTCAACACCGCCGGCAGCGCCGAGCTCCAGGGCCTTCCCGGCATCGGGCCGGTGCTCGCCGACCGCATCGTCGCGTGGCGCGAGGCGAACGGCCCGTTCGGGAGCGTGGACGCCCTGCTCGACGTGTCCGGGATCGGGCCCGCGGTACTCGGTCAGATCCGGGAGCTGGTGCGGGTGTGA